The stretch of DNA ATTTTACAAAAAAAATTACTTAAGGAATAATTAGTACATGGAAAAGTTCAAAGTACCTCTTATTATTTTGCTATCAATTATATCGATAGCATTGTTCTATCAACATCAAAAAATTGTAGATGAAAATTCACTTTTAAAAATAAAATTATCTGAACGACTAGTTGTTTTAAAAGATACTTCTAAATCAATTATTGCCATTGATGACAATTGTTCCGAAAAATATCAAAATAACCCTATAAACAGCAGTAAAGTTACTAATGAAATAATCGAAAATGCCTCTATTAACAACAGTGAAGTTACTACTGAAATAATCGAAAGTGACTCTGTTGTAGTTAATGAAGAAGGAAGTACTGAATTTGAAACAACCCAAGAAAATCGAAATATCAAAACGGTTCCTTTTGAAGATCAAGAAATAGATTATGAATGGGCAACAACAATTGAAACAGCGGTTAGTGATGTTTTTATAACGAGTGAAATATTAGAGAATTTCACATTAGAAAATGTGGAGTGTCGTTCGTCTACATGTGAAGTTAGAATGCCTAAGGGGCAGGAAGATACATTTCACCAATCAGTACTAGTTCTTTTGGCTCTTGAAGAGGTAGGCATTAAGCATCACTCTTTAAAGATGAGTTCAGATACTGAAGAAGGTACTGTTGTGTTTTACTTTAGTAAACATGAATCGTAGTAAAATAAGCCTAACAAGTGGTTTAAGAAGGTCTCGTAATAGCTTGCTCGAGCCTTCGGCAAACATTTTAGCAAGCTAAACTCGCCTCTTAACCAGGCGTTATATTTCAGGGATGAATCATGTTTATATTAAAAATTTTGTTATTAATGGCCGCACTCCAGCTCCACACTCAAACAGATGAGCCTGTTAAGCCGACATTGCTGTACCTTATTCCTATTGTGATCCTTTCTTTATTTTCAGGCGCTAATATATTCCATTTATTATTCGTCAGTATTATTCTTGGCTGTGTTCTGCTCTGTTATTTTCTATTCCTTTCTAGGTGGAAAGATGGGTTACCGTATTATGGAATAATGATCGGTGGACTGGTTATAATACTCATAGGTTTTTAATAAAAGTTACGTATCACTTTGAAACTATTCAACAAATACAAACAGTAACTTACATTGTGCAAAAAGAAATATAACAAGTGGTTCAAGAGGGCCTCGTAAAAGCTTGCTCGAGCCTTCGGCAAATAGTCTAGCAAGCTTAAACTCGCCTCTTAACCAGGCGTTATATTGCAGGTTAAATTTTGAACACTCTGTTTATTGCTCTTTTCATATCGTATGTCATTGTCTATGTGGTAATTTTTTATTGGAAAAATCATCCAGACATAAAGAAAATAGCAAGTCGAGAAAAACAATCTAAATTGAAATTAGGTGTTGTGGTTATACTTGTAACTGTCTTTTTTGCTTTAGTTTTTGTCCGACCGCACAGTTTATGGCTATTCATATTCTTAGTTATTCCAATACTCTTTGTACTTTTTTTAACGAAATTGATTAAAAATCCATACCCTAAAAATTTTAAGTTGTTGTTAGGTGGAGGTGCTGCTATGAATGGACTATGTTGGTTAGCAATTGGTTACGAAATGTCTCAAATAGTAAACTATGCAATATAACAAGCGCCTAAACCACGATAACTTTCTGTTGTCATGGTTTTCGCAAACAACGCAAAAAGCCATGCCAACCGTTACGTGTTAGGCGGGCGTTATGTTTGTCAGCTAATTCGGTGCTGTGCAATTTTATAAACTTCTCCTTTGTCTCTTTTGCCAACCGTTATCACTTTGACGGTTACTTTCTCGTCTTGCACTTCATAAACCAGTCTGTAACCCGCTTGCCTCAACTTAATTTTATAAAGGTTATTTGCGCCGGTTAACTTTGCACTAGTTATATGAGGCCCATCGAGTACAGCCTTTAACTTCTTTTTAAATTGTTCTCTTACTGTCGAGCCTAACTTTTTCCATTCTTTAAAGGCAGATTTATTAAACTCTAACTCATAGGTCATTGAGACCTACCTTAATAGACTCTTCACCTCGTCTCTGCTCGACGATTCTTAGTAATTCTAAATCCTCTAAATGATCAATCATTTGTTCATAAGTTGCTGCTGGAATGCAATAGAACGCAGGCTCATTCCTATTTAAAACGGCAATTGCTTCACCGTCTGCACTTAACGCAACTTTCATAGGATTGGCTTTTAATTCACTTATGCTCGCGGCCGTTTCAGTTAAAATTCTATTTGCCATACTCTCACCAGTACTGTTTAAAGGTCTTTTAATAGGTCTGATTATAGTTCGACAAACATAACAAGGCAATCAAGAAAGACAAAAAACTGTTGCCTCTTGCTCCTACGTCGCTAAAGTATAAGCAACAAATTTTTTTGCTTCTTATTGAAGCGTTATATTTTAATCGATAATCATCATCACAAGGAGAATATGATGAAAAAACTATTTGCCACCGCAGTTGTTGTCGGTACACTTCTTACAACAGGTTGTGCTAGCACAAGTCCATGGGATGGTGTTCCCTATGCAGAGCGGCAGGCTTGGTCAGGTATTGGTGTATCCCCTTATGATGCCAAGCAACTTCGCAGCAACGGGTTCACCCCTAATGATATTGGTCAATGGGTTCAGTACGGAATTAATTCCCCTCAAGTTATAGTCAGTTGGCATAGAGCTGGCTTTACTCCAAAACAAACGTCTAAATGGCTTAAAAAAGGTATATCCTTAAAAGAAGCTATTGATTTAACTAGCTAAAATATAACAAGTTGCTCAAAAGGACTTTTAAAGTTTGGCTCGCGCTTCGCGCAGTGTAGCCAAAACTTTAAAAGCCCATTAGCAAAGCGTTAGTTTTTTTGTTCTGGTTTTGTTAGTTAACCATAAATTAAAGGAGAATCTTTATGGGTTGGTTTAGTAAAAGTAAAGGCACGGATCCATTGTCCGTTTTCAATAAATACAGAAATAGGGCTAGAATCACTTCCTCTCACTATATAGACCCCGATGGGTTTGAATACCCCAAATCATGTGTAGGTTGCCACGATTGTATTTTTAGAACCAAAGGAGGTTTGTTAGTGAATGGTTGTAAAATTTACGACAAGCCAGATTCAGAAATGGCTGAAATTGTAAAGAATGTAATCTCTAGTAACTATTGCGAATACTTTTTAGATCGCTCATTTGATGATGCCGATGAGGCCAGAAAAGAGCTTGGATAAGGAAAAACACGATGGCAATTTTTAAATTTGAAGCAAAAAAGATGAAGACTGGTGCGCATGTTAAAGTTGAGGTGTTTCTAGGGGGTAAGTCTAGAGGCTTTACATCCGAGCGAGCCGGCTCTCCACTGATGGTAGAAACTACACAATCAGGATCTTTTAGTTGGTACGCCAAAAGAATGGGGAGTAAGGTCGACTCTGGAGAGTCATCAGGTGGAAACATATTGATCGCAGTTGACTAAATATACGTTTACGCCTAGATTATTTAATCTAGGCGTAAAGCTCAGACGAGGTGGTTTATGAGAAAGGAAAAATTATCCAAGGTAATTGATCAATACGCTGATTATATTAAGGATGGTTCTAATAACTGGGAAAAGAAAAATGATCATTTAATGGAAATGCTTCTTGACTCATGTGAAGAAGAATCAGAACCTTCCGAAACAATAGAAGAACCATTAATTGATTGCTATTGGAACGACCTGCCAGCTTATAAGCTGATACTGCATCTAATTTATTTGTTTCACCTTGTTATCATGATTGTAACGTCTTTGGAGTTCTCATTTTCCTATTCATTTCGTGACTTCTACGAGTATACACCATGGGGAATGTGGGGAATGGGTAACTATTTTTCCGCTATTGTTATGGTAATCCTCTATGGGTTTGGTGCAGTATGTCTTACTTTTTTTGGGTCGGCGTTTATGAGCCTGTTTCTTAAAAACCATCTTTTGTCGCCCTATGGAAATTACAAAGCGTTTATTCCTTTTTACATTTTATTGATTCCATTTTTTGTAATACCTCTTATGGGGTGAGCACCAAAAACTAACAAGAAATTCAACAAGGACTAAAACAGCGGGCTATTCGCTTCGCTCC from Psychrosphaera aestuarii encodes:
- a CDS encoding type II toxin-antitoxin system Phd/YefM family antitoxin; the protein is MANRILTETAASISELKANPMKVALSADGEAIAVLNRNEPAFYCIPAATYEQMIDHLEDLELLRIVEQRRGEESIKVGLNDL
- a CDS encoding type II toxin-antitoxin system RelE family toxin, which gives rise to MTYELEFNKSAFKEWKKLGSTVREQFKKKLKAVLDGPHITSAKLTGANNLYKIKLRQAGYRLVYEVQDEKVTVKVITVGKRDKGEVYKIAQHRIS